Within Rhododendron vialii isolate Sample 1 chromosome 12a, ASM3025357v1, the genomic segment CCTCTGTTCGGATGAGGTTGGTATTAAGGACGAATTCAGTTACTTTTTGGAGATTGGTAATTGAAGTTGCTGCTTGGCAGGGttgatcttttttcttttcatttctcagcTTAGGCACAGTGCCAACACCAATGGATTGGAACTTAAGGCTcagtttagtttggtttggtttgtctTGGTTATTTTTCAGCTTAGACACGGAAAATCATCCTTTCTCCTTTTTGGTTGTACATGAAGTTTATATAAAGCACTGGTTGTTGCTCAAGGGATGCTGCAGCATATCCCTGATTCCCTCACATTTTACAACTACATCTTCGACAAACTGACATTCTGTTTCGGGTTTAGAGTATAGATATGATGTTTACGCAATTCTAATGTACTATGCGCGGTTTCCAGGTACCATAAAACATGGAAGTAAAACCAACAGTTGCCCTGAGGGCAATGCTCGTTGGAGGTATAGCTGCATTTGCAAAGATCGCTGGTGCAATGAAGGCTGCTGGTGGTGTAAAGCTGGGTGCAGCTGCGGCTGCCATGACAGCTGCAGCGACTGCAGCTGTGTCAGGATCAAAACAGGATGAGAAGGACTCTTCTAAGCAATCTATGCAGtgaacttttcttctttttttcccctatttCGTTTTGAAAGATATAGGGAGTTAATAATACAAGCATGTTCCAGAGCTGGTTGATCCCAGTGAGCTTCTTGTTGTACTTTGGGTACATCGAAATGTAACCATAATTGTATTAGGATGTATAAGCAACTGAAAAATAGCAAGCCTGTAATTTAATTGTTATCCAAAGCTTTTTAAATTACTTTTGTTCATGGTTATATGCATAAATGCTACGGGCACAGACAGTATTGCATAAATCTAGGGCCATCCACTTCATGCATCGGACCATTCCGGACATGTGATCACTCCCATCTGTGTCCGTAACATTACTCAGGCTGCACGACAGTAACAAATCATTGGTTTTTCATGGAAGTTGAGCTTCCTTGGTCTTTACAGGGATTTTCTGCTATTGATTTATTCCTTTGTCAGTCGAGCAACTTTAACAGGTGTCCATCTAACAGTCATTACAAAAATTCGACAAGAGCTCGAAAATTTGCTTTGAGCTCATGAGTTATAACAGAAACTAGCAATCTGTTCTCTTATGGAATTTTGACAAGATGAGTCATTCATGCACCACTTCTTACAGGGAGAATGACTTCTTTAATGGAAAATCTCCATTTTGGACAATAGCCCATTAAGGGTCTTGAGATCTTGCAAATTACCAACATCCTGTTACAACTTACTACAGTGCAGCAAAGAAAGCAAACCGCACTTATTTTCCATGTAGCGATTGTTTTGACCTTCATTGTCAAAGAATCAATGGTAtacaagctctctctctctctctctctctctctctctctctctctctctctctctctccaaattagTGTTGCCTTTCGATGTGTGTGCtgttctgctctctctctctctctctctctctctctacaaattttTGTTGCCTTTCGATGTGTGTGCTGGTCTGGTGCCCTGCTCTGTCTACAGTTCTTCCCACTCATGTCCTCCACAAAAGACTCAGAAATAGCACACACaataccctctctctctttttaacggcgaaaaaatttcattaatcttcgAAAAAGATACAATACCCTACCCTACGTCACGCACTCCATATACCAATATGGTGGAAGATTTGTAGAAGCCAGAAGCGGAAGCTAATGAACATGGTGCTGAAACTCAAGCTCCAGCCAACTTGATCATCCTAGCTGGTTAATGCGCTCGTGCATCACACAGAAGAatcaatgtattttttttttttttgaacagcgaattAATGTATGATTAGTATCAATGCTTTCAAAGCTGATGCACCTTTGAACTACTTGAACTGCACGTGAAGTCTGACTGATGAACAGAGGTAACCACAAGCTCCGGATTTGGGGACTCTAACTCTAGTATAACCTGAGATACcaacaaagaaaattaaatcaaattgAAACACAAATGGAGTAGTAATCGCTACATCACTAGTAATCAGGATATCTGACAAACAATAAACCGGATACATGTTTTAGGTGTGGAGTGTGGACATACTCTGAAAATGTTTAAGCTTTATATTAAAGACCATTGAAGGAGCTCTATGCAAACTTGTACGGCAGTATCTAGATGGATTGAAATTTTCAGCAAATCCCGACCACATACATTTGTTTCTTATTCTCTCTTCCCATCTAGTAATCTAATCTATTTTCTTCTAGAAAaaggaatatacatatatatatatatacacacacacatatatacacacacacacacacactcctgACCTAATCCTGACTGTATATTAGTCCAgatcaagtccacacccttacggtccgcacccgtccgcacctcccctttcccgattcagaaaaaaactgctcagatcaagcccttcccggtcattttttttgctgatttctcgcgggtacccttaaaatcacgttctgaacacattgagcggctcagatcatcgaaattcaatcgggaaatgtgagaaatggggaggtgcggaccggagctccggtccacaCCTCCTGACCTGatcctgactgtatatatatatatcttatcTATTGTACTCCATCATGAGTCAAAGATACTCACTACTGGTAAATTTAGAGAGGATACAGAAATTAAAAACCAAAGGAATTCCCACTTGTTTTGGGGACATTCAAGAATCATATTGcaattttaatgttttaaaaTGCACTAAAAGGGGATCCCCTAACTAACTCTACACTTGATTACTTTAAGGAAGTTAAATTGACAATAGCATACTGTTCATTTCAAACATAAATGCATGCCAGTACGGACTTCAGAAATAGAAAGCACATGTTGATATCTCAACCAGAGAAAATCATCTAGGATGATAGACATTCAAGGTACATGTGTAAGTATATTTTGTGATCCCAAAGACTACAATTCACACACAGATTATCCTCGAAAGTTTATGTATCGCACCTTGAACCTTCCATAAGTTAAAAATGTCAGAAGGGAGATTAAAAGTTGAAACACTCGAGTGACAGACCCCCGGACAAGTGAAAAACCCTTCCAATTtaaatggagatgaaagaacTAATTCGAAGATCAAACACTGATCAGGCATAAGGCTGGATACGTATGTCATGATCCTAGTTTCAAGGAAGATATAGAacattattttggtatttttctgtGCATCTCTCTCTCGATTGTCTCTCTTGATGTCTGCATTAGAGGTGCTAATAAACTTCATGTCCTTTTTTTACCAAGAGAATTAAGAAGTCAAGATCTTTCCAAGTAAAGTAATGCCTACCACAACATTTTGTCCATGTCGAAGGACTGGAGCCGGAACATAAAGGTTGCATTGTGGTCCAAATGACTGCAAAAAATAGCAATTTAAAGTTTATTTCGAACAAATGACAAAAGCCAAAGAAAACTGAGAAGGAAGAAACTAAAATTGAATTAGTATCTTACCGGCCAATATCTTCCAATATTAAAATCGTTTACAGATGCAATCCCTTTCCCCCAGCCCCTGAATGAGATGTATGTGTCCTTCAGTTGGCTCGTTTCATCAACTGTGAAATAACCAGCGTAGAAAGCTGGTTCTTTCTGCGAGTTGTCTGCACAAATGCATAGACAACATTGAAAGAGATCAAATGCTGATCACTGCAACATTTTATATCACTCTTCTTTATCATTGATTGAGTTGCAAATCAAGTAAACAATCAACAAACAGTgttcaaaatattaaaaaagaaatgaatcaGGAATTTCAAAATTGGTAAAATGTTAGTCACTGGGTACTCTTCATAAATCTGCTTCTACGCAACCTATTAAGGAGAATTACGAAAACGTACCAAAGCTGTGTTTCAATTCTTTGTGGGCAGAAGACGTGATGATTTCAGAATAAGCAAGCTGAAAAATAGGATTGACTTTCTGCTTTCCATTTAAGTTCGAAAAAGGAACTGAGAACATTTTCCACCCATGTAGAGCTTTTCCAGATAGATAAACAGAAGACAAAATACCCTGTAAAAGAAAACTGGATAATTCATGATCTCAGCAATCTCCATTATACAGATTTCGGGAGAAATGAAAATTGTAGGTGCAATGTGTCAACAGCACTAAGGAACAGTAGCACATAATTACTGATGGAGACGATGCCCTATGACTGAGTGAGAAGGTATATGGGCCTAATTTGTTCATGTGGCATGCCACATCAATGCTTAGGTTTCCAAATGTCAGCCTATCAAGGTGACAAGTGCACTTAAACCCGGTTTGTTCGGCCGGGATAATAGTGAAGGGATTCATCATCCTATCTTATATGTATTGCCATCATACCAGTATCGACAAATAAATTATACCACATCTCCCTGGGTAATAAATCTCCTATTTTTTGTGTGACGATTTTTTAATCCTAACTGCAAAAGTTTCAACCAAACATCGGATATGTGGTTCCCTGGAGTCTGTAGTCCAATCCGATGATTCAAATATGGTAAAGAAATGAGCCTTAGGGTACACTGCTAAATGTGCTTTGGCACTCTACCCTCCATGGTTGATCAACTTAGCTGCTCAGAGGGACAATTTCAAAAAGGCACAGATGATCTGCTTGCCTCAATATGCTTGGATCTAAACCAGGTCAAGCTGTTCTCCAACCTCTTACATCTTCCTACTCAGGCCTTGCGATGTTGGGACGAACGATTCTAAACTGGAATCTCTCAAGTGCCTCAGGGTATCTCATGTCCAATGGCACCCTGATGCTCCCACTGCAACCTAGGTCAATACAAGAATCACTCATTTTGATATAGTAAAATGCTAACGTCACTTTGACACAGATGATAGATGTCACATGAATTATCACCTCGCACAGTACAGCTGAGATGATTGGCTAGCACAATGCCATGGCAAGTTGAAAGGAACTTTCCAACATATTGTAACCTCAGGGAATATGACATCCCTTTTTTAGCTAAGACAGGTCTACCAAGGTAGTATAACCAGCATAAAGGACTATAGCATGGCAAGGGATTCAGGAAGTCTTCTATTACATAACTAGGCACACCCATAGGGCCAAATCACCATAAACTTCTTGGAAACAACCAAGCATGACAAAAGCATGACCAGAACTATTTACGAGTGAAAGAGCTCACTCATGGACACCAGATATAAGAAGTATAAGAATTGGATAAGGGATTTTACCTTC encodes:
- the LOC131310741 gene encoding uncharacterized protein LOC131310741; translated protein: MEVKPTVALRAMLVGGIAAFAKIAGAMKAAGGVKLGAAAAAMTAAATAAVSGSKQDEKDSSKQSMQ